One segment of Primulina tabacum isolate GXHZ01 chromosome 6, ASM2559414v2, whole genome shotgun sequence DNA contains the following:
- the LOC142548962 gene encoding NAD(P)H dehydrogenase (quinone) FQR1-like has protein sequence MATKLYIVYYSMYGHVEKLAREIKKGADTVEGVEAKLYQVAETLPDEVLGKMYAPPKSADVPVITANELVEADGLIFGMPTRFGMMPAQLKALLDATGRLWQTGALVGKPVGMFTSTSSQGSGHETTALTAITQFAHHGMIIVPTGYTFGEGMYVLDEIKGGSAYGAGTFTGRDGSRQPSELELAHAFHQGKYIAGVVKKFKGGSA, from the exons ATGGCAACTAAACTTTACATAGT TTACTATTCTATGTATGGGCATGTCGAGAAACTTGCCCGCGAGATCAAGAAAGGGGCCGACACTGTCGAAGGAGTTGAGGCCAAATTGTATCAG GTTGCAGAAACGCTTCCTGATGAGGTTCTCGGGAAGATGTATGCACCCCCAAAGAGTGCTGATGTGCCAGTGATCACAGCCAATGAACTGGTTGAGGCTGATGGACTCATATTCGGTATGCCCACTAGATTCGGGATGATGCCAGCTCAACTGAAAGCATTGCTAGATGCGACCGGAAGGTTGTGGCAGACCGGAGCGCTAGTAGGCAAGCCTGTTGGTATGTTTACCAGCACTTCATCTCAAGGAAGCGGACACGAGACCACAGC TTTGACCGCGATTACTCAATTCGCGCACCACGGGATGATCATCGTTCCCACTGGATACACCTTTGGGGAAGGCATGTACGTGTTGGATGAGATTAAGGGTGGCAGTGCCTATGGTGCTGGAACTTTCACCGGCAGAGATGGGTCGAGGCAGCCTTCAGAACTGGAATTGGCCCATGCTTTCCACCAAGGGAAGTACATTGCTGGTGTTGTCAAGAAGTTTAAAGGAGGATCAGCttaa
- the LOC142548033 gene encoding uncharacterized protein LOC142548033, protein MERNIDRNKVVGHWHNVAVPRDPATPDPNDERFMLLDGCDGLLLIMSFPTTKLTIWNPATCGVLGLPDPHKNAFGVTFSYVESKGKYLVVSLYDDESGRESCEVLTPGQSESWRPLEFPDVAEVEGRREKHRVQVVAAGEAVHTVLIPKVGSTVTKKVVSLDLETECFTVTCFTKTKVKNWRTLWAIDWNGKLALTTIVGNDLHVTELENYKKQRWSQKKSHTTVLPERKKQ, encoded by the coding sequence ATGGAAAGGAATATCGATCGCAACAAGGTTGTTGGCCATTGGCACAATGTCGCGGTGCCCCGCGATCCGGCCACGCCGGACCCCAATGATGAAAGGTTTATGTTACTTGATGGTTGTGATGGCTTGCTTCTCATAATGAGTTTCCCCACAACGAAGTTGACCATCTGGAACCCAGCCACTTGCGGTGTTCTCGGTTTGCCTGATCCGCACAAGAATGCCTTTGGGGTTACCTTCAGTTACGTCGAATCCAAGGGAAAGTATCTAGTGGTTTCTTTATATGACGACGAATCGGGAAGAGAAAGTTGCGAAGTTCTTACTCCTGGCCAGTCCGAATCTTGGCGGCCCTTGGAGTTTCCTGACGTTGCGGAAGTTGAGGGACGGAGAGAAAAACATCGTGTTCAGGTAGTTGCAGCCGGAGAAGCTGTCCACACTGTCCTGATTCCCAAAGTTGGATCTACGGTCACTAAAAAGGTCGTGTCGCTGGACTTGGAGACGGAGTGTTTCACCGTGACCTGTTTCACGAAAACTAAGGTCAAGAACTGGAGAACCCTCTGGGCTATAGATTGGAATGGGAAACTGGCGTTAACAACCATAGTCGGAAACGATCTCCACGTGACCGAGTTGGAGAACTACAAGAAACAAAGATGGAGTCAAAAAAAAAGTCATACCACTGTCCTTCCTGAAAGAAAGAAGCAATGA
- the LOC142548963 gene encoding G-type lectin S-receptor-like serine/threonine-protein kinase B120, giving the protein MGSEFRNKADLLLLCFLITLFFLSELCSAADRIARGDSIKDGDTMVSAGEKFALGFFSPDQDSGMRYVGIWYYKVTKETVIWVANRERPISGKDGVLTIGDDGNLIISNGNGDMIWSSNIETVASSNSTAVIMDTGNLVLEQNNASNQVVLWQSFDHPTDTYLPQMRLYMNVNGGEKRLFSSWKSSSDPAPGNYSMGVDPRGSPQIVIWEGAERKWRSGHWNRIIFTGIPEMRAAVFFGFQLSIEGGGNMYFTYTQSNSADLIKFALNWEGIEITEKWDQGLQEWSLLQSHPGTDCDSYNRCGAYGICDAPNGVQRCTCVEAFEPSDKDQWNRGNWSGGCIRSTKLQCEENINTTSSEGAKSDSFVLAKNAKLPDFVDYVGSEDSTGCKNKCLENCSCTAYAFVSGINCMIWYRDLVDVELFAADGNDLFVRVAHLESGGENQITKIVVIPIAVGIVILSVLIWLLWRYKNRSRDTFPSSNDGRPKISRSGEFSTDLSGPCDLGVEGPQGNGAELAIYSFNDVATATDNFSDENKLGEGGFGHVYYGTLPEGQKIAVKRLSRKSGQGIEEFKNEITVIAKLQHRNLVRLLGCCIEREEKMLIYEYMPNKSLDLYIFDAARRARLDWNQRFTIIEGIARGLLYLHRDSRLRIIHRDLKASNILLDEEMNPKISDFGMARIFGGNQNEENTNRVVGTYGYMAPEYAMEGLFSLKSDVYSFGILLLEIVTGRRNNSFRPSEYPSIIGNAWQLWDRGVTIELLDPSIASNSYPQEQVLRCIHVGMLCVQDNAAQRPNMSAVVLTLESENPVLPMPKQPTFTSMSRHTVHSDDLDEDAEVESSNNVTISVIVGR; this is encoded by the exons ATGGGCTCTGAGTTCAGAAACAAAGCAGATTTGCTTCTCTTGTGTTTCTTGATTACCTTGTTTTTCTTGTCTGAGTTATGTTCTGCCGCTGACAGAATTGCGAGAGGTGATTCTATAAAAGATGGAGATACCATGGTTTCTGCTGGGGAAAAATTTGCTTTGGGATTTTTTAGTCCTGACCAAGATTCGGGGATGCGATATGTTGGAATATGGTACTACAAAGTTACAAAAGAAACAGTAATTTGGGTGGCAAACAGAGAGAGACCAATTTCCGGGAAAGATGGAGTTTTGACCATCGGGGATGATGGAAATTTGATAATTTCAAATGGAAATGGTGACATGATTTGGTCGAGCAATATTGAAACAGTCGCTTCAAGTAATTCAACCGCGGTTATAATGGATACAGGAAATCTTGTTTTAGAACAAAATAATGCTTCGAATCAGGTGGTTCTGTGGCAGAGTTTTGATCATCCAACAGACACATATTTACCCCAAATGCGACTTTACATGAACGTAAATGGCGGAGAGAAACGTCTGTTCAGTTCTTGGAAAAGTTCTTCTGATCCAGCTCCTGGAAACTATTCCATGGGTGTTGATCCTCGTGGGTCGCCTCAGATCGTGATATGGGAAGGGGCGGAGCGAAAATGGAGAAGTGGGCATTGGAATAGAATTATCTTCACAGGGATTCCAGAAATGAGGGCTGCTGTATTCTTTGGTTTTCAGCTCTCTATTGAAGGTGGAGGCAACATGTACTTCACATACACGCAGTCGAATAGCGCGGATTTGATCAAGTTTGCGTTGAACTGGGAAGGAATCGAGATCACAGAAAAATGGGATCAAGGGCTTCAAGAATGGAGTCTCTTACAGTCACATCCGGGGACTGACTGCGATAGTTACAATCGTTGTGGAGCTTATGGAATTTGTGATGCACCTAATGGTGTTCAAAGATGCACTTGTGTGGAAGCATTTGAGCCTTCGGATAAAGATCAGTGGAATCGAGGAAATTGGTCCGGCGGTTGCATCCGTAGTACAAAGTTACAGTGTGAGGAGAATATCAATACAACATCTAGTGAAGGAGCGAAAAGTGACAGTTTTGTTCTGGCCAAGAATGCAAAATTGCCGGATTTCGTGGACTACGTGGGATCAGAAGACTCGACAGGCTGCAAAAACAAGTGCTTGGAGAATTGTTCGTGTACGGCTTATGCTTTCGTTAGCGGGATCAACTGCATGATATGGTATCGAGATTTGGTTGATGTTGAACTATTTGCTGCGGATGGAAACGATTTATTCGTCCGTGTTGCTCATTTGGAATCAG GTGGCGAGAATCAGATAACGAAGATTGTGGTGATACCCATTGCTGTGGGAATTGTCATTCTAAGTGTCTTGATTTGGCTGCTCTGGAGATACAAAAACCGATCCCGAG ATACTTTCCCTAGTTCGAACGATGGAAGGCCGAAAATCAGCCGGAGTGGCGAATTTTCCACCGATTTGTCAGGACCATGTGACCTCGGCGTTGAAGGGCCGCAAGGAAATGGAGCTGAACTAGCAATATACAGCTTCAACGATGTGGCAACAGCAACAGACAACTTTTCTGATGAGAACAAGCTTGGAGAAGGAGGGTTCGGACATGTTTACTAT GGTACACTACCAGAGGGCCAAAAAATTGCTGTAAAAAGGCTTTCAAGAAAATCTGGCCAAGGGATAGAGGagtttaaaaatgaaataacGGTGATTGCAAAATTGCAACACAGAAATCTTGTCAGACTTTTGGGCTGCTGCATTGAAAGAGAAGAAAAGATGCTAATTTACGAGTACATGCCGAACAAAAGCCTCGATCTATACATTTTTG ATGCTGCGAGGAGAGCCCGACTCGACTGGAATCAACGGTTCACCATAATTGAAGGGATAGCAAGAGGGCTTCTCTATCTGCATAGAGATTCGAGGCTCAGAATTATACATAGGGACCTGAAAGCTAGCAACATTTTGTTGGATGAAGAGATGAACCCAAAAATTTCGGATTTTGGCATGGCCAGGATATTTGGGGGGAATCAAAACGAAGAAAACACAAACAGAGTTGTAGGCACATA TGGTTACATGGCGCCCGAATATGCAATGGAAGGATTGTTTTCACTGAAGTCAGATGTCTATAGCTTCGGGATTTTGCTGTTAGAGATTGTCACCGGCAGAAGAAATAACAGCTTCCGCCCGTCTGAGTACCCAAGCATCATCGGAAAT GCATGGCAGCTTTGGGATAGAGGTGTCACAATCGAGTTACTCGATCCATCCATAGCTTCGAATTCGTATCCACAAGAACAAGTGCTAAGGTGCATACATGTAGGCATGTTGTGTGTGCAAGACAATGCAGCACAGAGACCAAACATGTCTGCTGTGGTGCTGACGCTCGAAAGCGAGAACCCAGTCTTGCCTATGCCGAAACAACCCACTTTTACATCTATGAGTCGGCATACTGTACATTCTGATGATTTGGATGAAGATGCAGAGGTTGAGTCGTCAAATAATGTCACAATTAGTGTAATTGTTGGTAGATGA